A genomic region of Micromonospora sp. NBC_01796 contains the following coding sequences:
- a CDS encoding S8 family serine peptidase, whose protein sequence is MSKPRTWSRRTSAGLLASVVAAGAMTLTGGVTTASANPSTEADVLKGTPTDTLGSHDLELLAKAEANREKDVTVIVATDKGEASDVAAELKKLGGIVGKQVDGVGYVRARVPTSAVLKAAKLPGVAALDLNETIQLPKPEPVKAGVKAAVTASGPNAETPAVNPYMPTSETGAVAFKQAHPEWDGRGVTIGIMDSGVDLDNPALQTTTTGERKIVDWFTATDPLFDSDGTWRAMLTDVVGPAFNYGGTSWTAPAGTYKINRFSENITAASSPGGDVNRDGDTTDAFGVLYDPVSHDIRVDANQNRDFNDDAVMRPYGERYDIGHFGTDNPATAVRDQIPFVVEYREDVDVTPAGLPGVADFVNIGIIEDEHGSHVAGITAANDMLGNANFDGAAPGAKLVSARACSWGGGCTAAALTDGMVELVVNRGVDVVNMSIGGLPTLNDGNNARAELYNRLIQDYGVQMFISAGNDGPGVNTLGDPSTATDVVSVAAGISQETYLANYGSETRTPYQLFNFSSRGPREDGAFKPSITAPGSALSTTPVWQPGIPVAEAGYQLPPGIQMINGTSMSSPQATGAAALLLSAAKATGKDASPVKLRKAIYSSATWIDGVSAQGQGNGKFNVPGAWDLLATGFDVRGYEASAPVCTPLSDFLATPDKGVGIYNRCAVTEGGQRPNTAKNYTVKVTRTTGAKKDIKHTVKWVGNDGTFRNAPKNLILPLNKTVTFTIEARPGYGTHSAIMQVDDPATPIVDFAFLNTVVVSNVPTKPNFDFTTSGTVDRNNFKSYFVTVPEGAAALQVNLSGVAGGSQTRFIANNPYGVPVESTSSLNCYTNFSDPAVCKPDERSYLNPVPGIWEIEVESRRTSPLLENPFALQARIQGVAVQPAVVELPSVTAGQPTPVTWSLSNTYGPVTVAGQGGSLGSAQSERPTIANHEVQTFEVTVPAGATRLDVRIGNTSDPGADLDLFVYRNGTLVGQAADGDSEEAVAVTNPPAGVYTVEIDGYAVPAGTTAYDYRDVFYSAALGNVSASSTSVTLPKTGATASITGSVTALSAPAAGRQLFGELQVVTNEGAVVGRGNVSIGSVS, encoded by the coding sequence GTGAGTAAACCCCGCACCTGGAGTCGGCGTACCTCCGCCGGTCTCCTCGCGTCAGTCGTGGCGGCGGGCGCCATGACACTGACGGGTGGTGTCACCACCGCCAGCGCCAACCCGTCGACCGAAGCCGACGTTCTCAAGGGGACCCCCACGGACACGTTGGGTTCCCATGACCTCGAACTGCTCGCCAAGGCCGAGGCCAACCGCGAGAAGGACGTCACGGTCATCGTGGCGACGGACAAGGGTGAGGCCAGCGATGTCGCGGCGGAGCTGAAGAAGCTCGGCGGCATCGTCGGCAAGCAGGTGGACGGCGTCGGCTACGTCCGTGCCCGCGTCCCCACCAGTGCCGTACTCAAGGCGGCCAAGCTGCCCGGGGTCGCCGCACTGGACCTGAACGAGACGATCCAACTGCCGAAGCCCGAGCCGGTGAAGGCGGGCGTCAAGGCCGCGGTCACGGCGAGCGGGCCGAACGCGGAAACCCCCGCGGTCAACCCGTACATGCCGACCAGCGAGACCGGCGCGGTCGCCTTCAAGCAGGCGCACCCCGAGTGGGACGGCCGGGGGGTGACCATCGGCATCATGGACTCCGGCGTCGACCTGGACAACCCGGCGCTGCAGACCACCACCACCGGCGAGCGCAAGATCGTCGACTGGTTCACCGCGACCGACCCGCTGTTCGACTCGGACGGCACCTGGCGCGCGATGCTGACCGACGTGGTCGGCCCGGCCTTCAACTACGGCGGGACGAGCTGGACCGCGCCGGCCGGCACCTACAAGATCAACCGGTTCTCGGAGAACATCACCGCGGCCAGCTCCCCCGGCGGTGACGTCAACCGGGACGGCGACACCACCGACGCGTTCGGCGTGCTCTACGACCCGGTGAGCCACGACATCCGGGTCGACGCCAACCAGAACCGCGACTTCAACGACGACGCGGTCATGCGCCCCTACGGCGAGCGGTACGACATCGGTCACTTCGGTACCGACAACCCCGCCACCGCCGTGCGTGACCAGATCCCGTTCGTGGTCGAGTACCGCGAGGACGTCGACGTGACCCCCGCCGGCCTGCCCGGTGTCGCCGACTTCGTGAACATCGGCATCATCGAGGACGAGCACGGCTCGCACGTCGCCGGCATCACCGCAGCCAACGACATGCTGGGCAACGCCAACTTCGACGGCGCCGCCCCCGGCGCCAAGCTGGTCTCCGCCCGCGCCTGCTCCTGGGGCGGTGGCTGCACCGCCGCCGCGCTCACCGACGGCATGGTCGAACTGGTCGTCAACCGTGGCGTCGACGTGGTCAACATGTCGATCGGCGGCCTGCCGACGCTGAACGACGGCAACAACGCCCGGGCTGAGCTCTACAACCGGCTCATCCAGGACTACGGCGTGCAGATGTTCATCTCGGCCGGCAACGACGGCCCGGGCGTGAACACCCTCGGCGACCCGTCTACCGCGACCGACGTGGTCAGCGTGGCCGCCGGCATCAGCCAGGAGACCTACCTGGCGAACTACGGCTCGGAGACCCGCACGCCGTACCAGTTGTTCAACTTCTCCTCGCGTGGACCGCGTGAGGACGGCGCGTTCAAGCCGAGCATCACCGCACCGGGGTCGGCCCTGTCGACCACGCCGGTGTGGCAGCCGGGCATCCCGGTGGCCGAGGCCGGCTACCAGCTCCCGCCGGGCATCCAGATGATCAACGGCACGTCGATGTCCTCGCCGCAGGCCACCGGCGCCGCCGCACTGCTGCTCTCGGCGGCCAAGGCCACCGGCAAGGACGCCTCCCCGGTCAAGCTCCGCAAGGCGATCTACTCCTCCGCCACGTGGATCGACGGCGTCAGCGCGCAGGGCCAGGGCAACGGCAAGTTCAACGTGCCGGGTGCCTGGGACCTGCTCGCCACCGGCTTCGACGTCCGTGGCTACGAGGCGAGCGCTCCGGTCTGCACCCCGCTCTCCGACTTCCTGGCCACCCCGGACAAGGGCGTCGGGATCTACAACCGGTGTGCGGTGACCGAGGGCGGCCAGCGGCCGAACACGGCGAAGAACTACACCGTCAAGGTCACCCGTACCACCGGGGCCAAGAAGGACATCAAGCACACGGTCAAGTGGGTCGGCAACGACGGCACCTTCCGTAACGCGCCGAAGAACCTGATCCTCCCGCTGAACAAGACCGTGACCTTCACGATCGAGGCGCGGCCCGGGTACGGGACGCACAGCGCGATCATGCAGGTGGACGACCCGGCGACCCCGATCGTCGACTTCGCCTTCCTCAACACGGTTGTTGTCTCCAACGTGCCGACGAAGCCGAACTTCGACTTCACCACCAGCGGCACGGTGGACCGGAACAACTTCAAGAGCTACTTCGTCACCGTTCCCGAGGGTGCGGCGGCGTTGCAGGTCAACCTCTCCGGGGTGGCCGGCGGCTCGCAGACCCGGTTCATCGCGAACAACCCGTACGGCGTTCCGGTCGAGAGCACCTCGAGCCTGAACTGCTACACCAACTTCTCGGACCCGGCGGTGTGCAAGCCGGACGAGCGGTCGTACCTGAACCCGGTTCCGGGTATCTGGGAGATCGAGGTGGAGTCCCGCCGTACGTCTCCGCTGCTGGAGAACCCGTTCGCGCTGCAGGCCCGGATCCAGGGTGTCGCGGTGCAGCCGGCCGTGGTCGAACTGCCCAGCGTCACCGCCGGTCAGCCGACCCCGGTCACCTGGTCGCTGAGCAACACCTACGGCCCGGTCACTGTGGCCGGCCAGGGCGGTTCGCTCGGTAGCGCCCAGTCGGAGCGTCCGACCATCGCCAACCACGAGGTGCAGACCTTCGAGGTGACGGTGCCGGCCGGCGCCACCCGGCTCGACGTCCGGATCGGCAACACCAGCGACCCGGGCGCCGACCTGGACCTGTTCGTCTACCGCAACGGCACCCTCGTCGGCCAGGCCGCCGATGGTGACTCCGAGGAAGCGGTGGCGGTGACGAACCCGCCCGCGGGCGTCTACACGGTCGAGATCGACGGGTACGCCGTACCCGCCGGGACCACCGCGTACGACTACCGGGACGTGTTCTACTCGGCCGCGCTCGGCAACGTCTCGGCGTCCAGCACGTCGGTGACCCTGCCGAAGACCGGCGCGACCGCCAGCATCACCGGCTCGGTCACCGCCCTGAGCGCACCGGCCGCCGGCCGGCAGCTCTTCGGTGAGCTCCAGGTCGTGACCAACGAGGGCGCGGTCGTCGGCCGCGGCAACGTGTCGATCGGCTCGGTCAGCTAA
- a CDS encoding DNA recombination protein RmuC: protein MLTTVGLSAVLLVIVCLGAGGALGWLAARARSAADIARLDATLSATRDGEARLEQSMRALSYEATAQSQEAVARAVAPLHETLRRYESQVNELERDRVDAYAELREQVRSMGAVSGELRTETKQLVAALRAPQVRGRWGEHQLRRIVEAAGLLEHCDFAEQVTSTVEDRVVRPDLVVRLHGGRSVVVDAKAPFEAYLTALEARDERGRDAHLDNHARHLRAHVDALSAKAYWSAFAQTPEFVVLFVPADPFLDVALQRDPTLLEHAFTRNIVLATPATLVALLRTVAYAWRQEALARNAVAVHTLARELYGRLSTLGEHVAKLGSSLGGAVTAYNRAVGSLESRVLVSARKLADLGVSGEDLPAPAQVELTTRQLQAPELTDNGQHETHTE from the coding sequence ATGCTCACCACCGTGGGACTGTCGGCGGTGCTCCTGGTGATCGTCTGTCTCGGCGCCGGTGGAGCGCTGGGCTGGCTCGCCGCCCGTGCCCGCTCGGCGGCCGACATCGCCCGACTGGACGCCACCCTCAGCGCGACCCGCGACGGCGAGGCCCGCCTGGAGCAGTCGATGCGGGCGCTCTCCTACGAGGCGACCGCGCAGTCCCAGGAGGCGGTGGCCCGCGCGGTGGCACCGCTGCACGAGACGTTACGCCGCTACGAGTCCCAGGTGAACGAGCTGGAGCGCGACCGGGTCGACGCGTACGCCGAGCTGCGCGAGCAGGTCCGCTCGATGGGCGCGGTCTCCGGCGAGCTGCGTACGGAGACCAAGCAGTTGGTGGCGGCGCTGCGGGCCCCCCAGGTCCGGGGCAGATGGGGCGAGCACCAGTTGCGCCGGATCGTCGAGGCGGCCGGGCTGCTGGAGCACTGCGACTTCGCCGAGCAGGTCACCTCGACCGTCGAGGACCGGGTGGTCCGCCCCGACCTGGTGGTCCGGCTGCACGGTGGCCGGTCGGTGGTGGTCGACGCGAAGGCACCGTTCGAGGCGTACCTGACCGCGCTGGAGGCGCGCGACGAACGCGGGCGCGACGCCCACCTGGACAACCACGCCCGGCACCTGCGTGCGCACGTGGACGCCCTGTCGGCCAAGGCGTACTGGTCGGCGTTCGCGCAGACGCCGGAGTTCGTGGTGCTGTTCGTGCCGGCCGACCCGTTCCTGGACGTCGCGTTGCAGCGCGATCCGACGCTGCTGGAGCACGCCTTCACCCGCAACATCGTGCTTGCCACACCGGCGACCCTGGTCGCTCTGCTCCGTACGGTGGCCTATGCCTGGCGGCAGGAGGCGCTCGCCCGCAACGCGGTGGCGGTGCACACCCTGGCCAGGGAACTCTACGGTCGACTGTCCACTCTGGGTGAACACGTGGCCAAGCTCGGCAGCTCGCTCGGTGGGGCGGTGACCGCTTACAACCGTGCGGTGGGATCGCTGGAGTCACGGGTGCTGGTCAGTGCGCGCAAGCTGGCCGACCTCGGGGTGTCCGGCGAGGATTTGCCGGCACCGGCACAGGTCGAGCTGACCACGCGCCAGCTACAGGCGCCGGAGCTGACCGATAACGGCCAGCACGAAACTCACACAGAGTAG